CCCCGGTTACAACGTTGGGCAAAGCCGCTGGGAGAATAACCCGCCAAATGGTTTGCCACTTGCTGGCTCCCAGAGCATAGCTGGCCAGTCGGTAGTCATCCGGAATAAACTTGAGGGACTCTTCGGTAGTGCGGATAATGATGGGTAAGATTAAAACTCCTAGGGTTAAACACCCCGACAAAATGCTCACTCCAAAGCCCAGACCGTTCACAAAAAAAGCCATGCCAAACAAACCAAAGACAATGGAAGGAATACCTGCCAGGTTATTTGTCATGAGCCTGACAAATTTTTTGAACCAATTTTGGTGGGCGTATTCGTTCATAAAAATACCCGCCAAAATGCCCATGGGGAAAGCCACCAGGCCACTTCCCACAATCAAAATGAGGGTTCCCATAATGGCCGGAAAGATACCTCCTTCGGTCATGCCGTTTTCTGGCACTCCCGTAAAAAATCCCCAACTCAATACACTGATTCCATTGAAAAAAATATAGAAAAAGACACCAATTGAAATAGCACCTACCAGCACCGTAATAACCATAAAAGTGGTAAATACTATTGTTTGCTTCTGTTGTTTGCTTTGTGACATTGCTAAATAATGAATAGTTTTTATTGTTAAGCTTGCTCTTTCTGGGTTTTTATCTATTTCTGGGTTTTTTTTGCCACAATCCATTCGGCCAGCAAATTGAGCCAAAAGGTTAAAATAAAAAGCACACAAGCCAGCATAAAAAGCGCCCGGTAATGAATGCCCCCCTGGGCTGTTTCGCCCAGTTCGGCGGCTACAGTAGAGGTAATTACCCGCACCGAATCTAAAAACGAAGAAGGCATTTGAGCCGCATTACCAGTGACCATCAACACAGCCATTGTTTCGCCTATGGTGCGCCCCACTCCCAAGATAGCCGCTGACACAATGCCCGAAAGGGCATAAGGAACAATTACTTTGAAAATGGTTTGTAAGTGGTTGGCTCCCAGAGCAAAACTAGCTTCTTTGAGTTCACGGGGCACCGAACGGATGGCATCTTCTGAAATGGTAATAATGGTAGGCAATGAAATAATGCCCAAAATAATACTTCCGGTCAGGGCAGTTTCTCCCATATCCAGGGCAAAAGTTTTTTGGATAAAAGGAACAATCACCACCAGCCCAAAAAAACCATAAATCACCGAGGGAATCCCCGCCAGAAGTTCTATAAAAGGGTTAATAATGTTTTTTACTTGCTTGTTGGCAATTTCTACCAAATAAATGGCGGCAATAATTCCGGTAGGAATTGCGAACAACAAGGCCCCAAAACACACCAGCAAGGTGCCCACAATAATGGGCAACACCCCAAAACTATGTATGGGTTCTGAGGTAGGGCGCCACTCTTTGCCCCTAAAAAAAGCCTCGATGCTCATATGCTCGGTAGGAATGAGGACAAACTTGTCGGGCATAAATTTTTTAGGCATCACCACCACCAGGTTTTCCTTGTTTTGGGCATAGGTAGTTACCAGGTCTTTTAGTTTGCTAAATGCCTCTCCCAAGTCCTGGCCTTTCAGGTGTTTTTCTATGTCTTCCGAACTAAAAGTCTCAATGGACTGGTTTTTACCCCCAAAGGTTTTCCAGTTTTTTTCTTTTTTTGAAAAAATAGCCTTCAACTGGTCAATGCTGAGCTGGCGTACTGGGTTTTGGGGGTGCACTGCCACCGTATAGGTTTTTTGCATTGGTGCTTGCCGAAATAGCCCCAGCCCCTCCCGAAACAAAAAAAACACAATGAGGAGCACCACAATGGTAGTAGCGGTGCCACTGGCATAAATGACAGCTTCAATAATTTTTTCAAATATCTTTTTATGGGTCATCATACAATAGTTAGAAGTTAGCGATTGGGTATGTAACCAATGTCTTTGATTAGTTTTTGTCCAGTGGGCGAATACAGGTATTGCATAAAATCAACCACCTTAGTGGTTTGGCTTTGGTCGTAGTAATAAAACAAGGGGCGGGAAATGGGGTATTTTTTTTGTTTGGCGTTCTCAAAAGTAGGCATTACAAAGCTTTTGCCCTGATCGAAAGAAACCGCCAATGCTTTGGTTTTGGACGAGATATAAGCCAGGCCTATGTAACCAATGCCGCCTTTGGTTTGGCTCACCGACTGAATAATGGCCCCATTAGAGTTAAGTGATAAAACCGTATTGTCGTATTCAGAGCCGTTAAGTGCTTTCTTTTTGAAATATTCATAAGTACCCGAACTTGTTTCGCGGGAGTAAGCCACAATATTGCCAGGGTCTCCGCCTACTTCCTGCCAGGTTTTTATTTTTCCGGTAAAAATACCTTCAATTTGTTCACGGGTAAGTTTTCTGACAGGGTTGGAAGGGTGCACCACCAAAGCCAGGGCATCATGTCCAATAATATCTTCTTTTATTTTTTTGTCAGTGGCCTGGATCTTAAGCTGCTCCGAGATTTTGATTTGCCGCGAGGTCATGGCAATATGGGTAGTGCCATTGATCAGAGCAGCAATGCCTACACCACTGCCCCCACCGGTAACCGTGATGCTGGCTTTTGGGTATTGTTGCATAAAAGTTTCGGCCGCTTTTTGCGAAATGGGCAGCACCGAGTCACTTCCTTTGATTTTGAGCGAGGTTTTTTTGCGGCTACATGCCTCTGTTCCTGCTAAAAGTACAATTAAAAGAATTAATCGAACAATAAATTTCACAAGTATAGTCTGTTGGGTTAAAAAAAAATCAAGCTAAGCAAACTATGGGGTTTTGGCTGAAGGATATTGTGAAATTTGTATTAATTTTAAATTATCGAAACTATAAATCAGCTTGTTGGTCTGGTCTTTTGACCTTACTTTAGCCTACACTTGTTTTTTAATACTTTGCTACCCAACATGAATAATATAGACACCCCCAATCCCGATTTACGCCAAAACCCACAAGAGGTACAATACATTTTTGAAGAAGACAACCTGCAAAAATCAGAACCAAATAAATATACCCCTGCCGATCTTGGTTCAGAAGAAATGGTGCTCAACCTGGGACCTCAACACCCTTCTACCCACGGCGTACTGCGCCTGGAATTAATTACCAATGGAGAGTACATTGTAGACGTAGTGCCTCACCTGGGCTACTTACATCGTTGTTTTGAGAAACATGCCGAGGCGTTGCCCTATAACCAAATTATTCCATACGTAGATAGAATGGACTACATTGCCGCTATGAACTCAGAACATGCGTATGCAATGGGGGTAGAGAAGATGTTGGGCATCAGCGATAAAATCCCGAAAAGGGTAGAGTATATCAGAGTATTGGTAGCTGAGCTTAACCGTTTGGCGTCTCACTTTGTGGCTTTGGGTACTTATGGGGTAGACATTGGTTCGTTTACGGTGTTTATGTGGATGATGCGTGACCGTGAGCATATTTTGCGTTTGTTAGAATGGTTGAGTGGTGCCCGAATGTTGTACAACTATATTTGGGTAGGAGGACTGTTTTATGATTTGCCAGTAGGTTTTGAAGAGCGTTGCGCAGAGTTTGTAAAATACCTGAAACCAAAAATTATAGAAACCCAGCAAATACTGATAGAAAACAAAATTTTTGTACAAAGAACCGCTAAAGTAGGTGCCTTACCCCTTGATTTGGCCATTAACTATGGGGTGTCAGGCCCTATGCTGAGGGCGTCAGGCTTAAAATATGACTTACGCAGGATAGATGGTTACTCGGTGTACCCCGAACTAGACTTCGACATACCAGTAGGCAAGGGTGAAATGGGTACCCAAGGCGATTGTTGGGACCGTACCTGGGTAAGATTACAAGAATGTTTTGAATCGGCAAAAATCATAGAACAATGCATTACACGCCTTACCACCGACCTTAAACGTACCCGTGACTTTGACCCGCAGGCATTGGTACCCAAAAAAATACGCCCCAAAGCAAACGATTTTTATGTAAGAGCCGAAAACCCTAAAGGAGAGCTAGGGTATTATTTTAGGGCAGATGGCAGAAGTGACAAGCCTTTTCGCTGCAAAGCAAGGTCTTGCTGTTTTGTCAATTTATCTGTGTTGCCCGAAATATCGCGGGGCACTATGATTGCCGACCTGGTAGCCATTGTAGGCTCACTTGACATAGTATTAGGAGAAGTAGATAGATAAGGAATGGTGAAAAAATAAATTACCGATTTTGAGGTAGGGATTTTATTCTGAGATGAGGCACTTTTTGCAGGTGTAGCCGTAGCTACGGCTAAAAAAAGTAACGAAGTATCAGGGTGAAAGAGCATCTCCAAACTGAAAAGTTATTTTTTTTCCGTTCCTAAAACAACAAAGATTTTGTAATTTAGATGCGCTAAGACAAATAAACTGTGCAAGGGTATACCCACCTTGGTGTTACCTGCTATTGCCAGTACATAAGAAAGACTAATAAGATAATATTTAAACACAATTTTATATGAGTCACAACCCTAAAAACCCATCGTGTCAAACCTGTGGAATGCGTCATAAGGGTGTTTTTTCAAATTTAGATCGGGATAATCTTGCAGAAATATCTTCACAAAAGAGTTGCAACCTTTACCGCAAAGGTGATGTCATCTTTCACGAAGGAAACTATCCCTTGGGGCTTTTTTCAATATTTAGCGGCAAAGTAAAAGTTTTTAAAACCTCTGAAACGGGCAAAGATCATATCTTGCGGCTTGCCGGAGCTGGCGAACCTTTAGGATATCGTTCGTTGGTGTCGGGAGAAAAGTACGAAGTATCGGCTGCAGTGTTAGAAGATACCCGGGTGTGTTTTATACCCAAAGCGTTATTTTTAAATACGTTGCAGGGCAGTAGTAACCTAACGGGGCGGGTCATGGAGTTTTTGACTAAAGACCTGAAGCTTGCCGAAAGTAAAATTGCTGACCTGGCCCAAAAAACTGTAAAAGAACGCGTGGCAGAAACTATTTTAATGCTGAAGCAATTTTATGGAATGGAAAGCGATCACAAAACCATCAACGTGAGTTTGTCGCGTGAAGATCTGGCAAACCTAGTAGGTACCGCCACCGAAACCTTGATTCGGTCTTTGTCAGAGTTTAAGAAAAATGAAATAATTGACCTGAAAGGAAAAAAGATAATCATATTGAATGCCAAAATTTTAGAGAAAATAGCCAACATTTTCGATTAAAAAACAGTCATTCTTCGGAATATTGTATTAAACATCATATTGATATATGATGTTTATCATTTTATGTGGCAGAGCAAAAGGCTACCTTTGGTATAACTTACTCTTATTGTATATATCTTTCTGAACGAATATGTTGGATAAAGCACAAAATATACCGACAAATGCGTGTGACCACTGCGCATTTGCAAGCACAACCACTGAACGCAAGGCCTCATTTTCTGATAGTCGCAAGGAAATGATCATTCGTTCCAACGATTTTCTGTTTAAAGAAGAACAGTTGGCAATGGGGATTTTTTGCGTAGAAGCAGGCACTTTACTTACCCTAAAGCAAGCAGAAAGTAAAGCTACAGTGTTGAATGTAATAAAGCCAGGGCATATCTTAGGCACCAATGCCATTACCTCTGCCACCTATCAATACTCTGTAAAAGGACTCACTGACGCCAAGGTATGTTTTATTCCTAAACCATTGGTAATAAAACTCATGAACGAGCATTTGCCCTTTAAACTTGCCATCATGAAAGCCCTTTGTCAAGAGATAGAAGCTACTCAGCAAAAGAGTTTATCGTTGATTTATAAATCAAGCAAACAACGCATTGCCACTCTATTGCTCGAAGTAGCAGACACTATCAGGAGTCAATCGCGTGAAAAAGCATCTATTTACTTTGTTCCCGAAGAGTTTGCCGGGTTGGTAGGCATTGCTGCCAAAAGCTTGATGAAAATACTGCATGAGTTTGAGCAAAAACAATGGGTACAATGCCGAAAAAATCAGCTCATGGTATTGAATGCCAACGCGTTAGGTAAACTGTTATGAGCTTTTGGCTGGCTAGAAAAAACTCCTTGACGGGTAACATGACTAAACGGCGGAATGATTTGAAAATCTCCAATGACTACATCATCGTCTACCCGTACAAAGTTACCCAACTTAGTGTTAAGCCCGAGGCGCACCCTGTCGCCAAGTTGTGCTCTGTGCCCAACAATACTACATTCTCCTACAGTGATTGAGTTGCCCAGTGTACATTTTAAACCAATAGATGACTTAAACCTTACTTGTACATCTTGTCCTATTTGCGTGTCTAAGCCCACACTGCAGTGCTGGTCAAATATGGTGTTTTTGCCAATCCTAATCCGTCCTACTTTTATAAATTGTTGATTTTCTGATATTTGATTGGTTCCCAGTAGTATACCATCACCAAAGTATACATTTTCGCCTATGTCCAACAATGGAAGGTCACGCAACCAGGCATTGGGGTATATGGTAAAACGGGTATTGCCCTGGTAGCCAAAAGTGCGAAAGAAAAGGTGTTGTAGAGAAGCATC
This window of the Microscilla marina ATCC 23134 genome carries:
- the pstA gene encoding phosphate ABC transporter permease PstA, yielding MSQSKQQKQTIVFTTFMVITVLVGAISIGVFFYIFFNGISVLSWGFFTGVPENGMTEGGIFPAIMGTLILIVGSGLVAFPMGILAGIFMNEYAHQNWFKKFVRLMTNNLAGIPSIVFGLFGMAFFVNGLGFGVSILSGCLTLGVLILPIIIRTTEESLKFIPDDYRLASYALGASKWQTIWRVILPAALPNVVTGVILAVGRVAGETAAILFTVAAYFLPKMPTSIYDETMALPYHLYVISTSGTDIEKARPYADGTALTLLILVFGLNLLANWYRKRLNKKIKV
- the pstC gene encoding phosphate ABC transporter permease subunit PstC, encoding MMTHKKIFEKIIEAVIYASGTATTIVVLLIVFFLFREGLGLFRQAPMQKTYTVAVHPQNPVRQLSIDQLKAIFSKKEKNWKTFGGKNQSIETFSSEDIEKHLKGQDLGEAFSKLKDLVTTYAQNKENLVVVMPKKFMPDKFVLIPTEHMSIEAFFRGKEWRPTSEPIHSFGVLPIIVGTLLVCFGALLFAIPTGIIAAIYLVEIANKQVKNIINPFIELLAGIPSVIYGFFGLVVIVPFIQKTFALDMGETALTGSIILGIISLPTIITISEDAIRSVPRELKEASFALGANHLQTIFKVIVPYALSGIVSAAILGVGRTIGETMAVLMVTGNAAQMPSSFLDSVRVITSTVAAELGETAQGGIHYRALFMLACVLFILTFWLNLLAEWIVAKKTQK
- a CDS encoding PstS family phosphate ABC transporter substrate-binding protein, coding for MKFIVRLILLIVLLAGTEACSRKKTSLKIKGSDSVLPISQKAAETFMQQYPKASITVTGGGSGVGIAALINGTTHIAMTSRQIKISEQLKIQATDKKIKEDIIGHDALALVVHPSNPVRKLTREQIEGIFTGKIKTWQEVGGDPGNIVAYSRETSSGTYEYFKKKALNGSEYDNTVLSLNSNGAIIQSVSQTKGGIGYIGLAYISSKTKALAVSFDQGKSFVMPTFENAKQKKYPISRPLFYYYDQSQTTKVVDFMQYLYSPTGQKLIKDIGYIPNR
- a CDS encoding NADH-quinone oxidoreductase subunit D, with product MNNIDTPNPDLRQNPQEVQYIFEEDNLQKSEPNKYTPADLGSEEMVLNLGPQHPSTHGVLRLELITNGEYIVDVVPHLGYLHRCFEKHAEALPYNQIIPYVDRMDYIAAMNSEHAYAMGVEKMLGISDKIPKRVEYIRVLVAELNRLASHFVALGTYGVDIGSFTVFMWMMRDREHILRLLEWLSGARMLYNYIWVGGLFYDLPVGFEERCAEFVKYLKPKIIETQQILIENKIFVQRTAKVGALPLDLAINYGVSGPMLRASGLKYDLRRIDGYSVYPELDFDIPVGKGEMGTQGDCWDRTWVRLQECFESAKIIEQCITRLTTDLKRTRDFDPQALVPKKIRPKANDFYVRAENPKGELGYYFRADGRSDKPFRCKARSCCFVNLSVLPEISRGTMIADLVAIVGSLDIVLGEVDR
- a CDS encoding Crp/Fnr family transcriptional regulator; translated protein: MSHNPKNPSCQTCGMRHKGVFSNLDRDNLAEISSQKSCNLYRKGDVIFHEGNYPLGLFSIFSGKVKVFKTSETGKDHILRLAGAGEPLGYRSLVSGEKYEVSAAVLEDTRVCFIPKALFLNTLQGSSNLTGRVMEFLTKDLKLAESKIADLAQKTVKERVAETILMLKQFYGMESDHKTINVSLSREDLANLVGTATETLIRSLSEFKKNEIIDLKGKKIIILNAKILEKIANIFD
- a CDS encoding Crp/Fnr family transcriptional regulator, giving the protein MLDKAQNIPTNACDHCAFASTTTERKASFSDSRKEMIIRSNDFLFKEEQLAMGIFCVEAGTLLTLKQAESKATVLNVIKPGHILGTNAITSATYQYSVKGLTDAKVCFIPKPLVIKLMNEHLPFKLAIMKALCQEIEATQQKSLSLIYKSSKQRIATLLLEVADTIRSQSREKASIYFVPEEFAGLVGIAAKSLMKILHEFEQKQWVQCRKNQLMVLNANALGKLL
- a CDS encoding LbetaH domain-containing protein, producing MFISGNQIEEELLTLQANTGFTQAVAGIKTGRFKRDVNQVTYQYRVTYTQHLRNYMYDPARLNVIFSDASLQHLFFRTFGYQGNTRFTIYPNAWLRDLPLLDIGENVYFGDGILLGTNQISENQQFIKVGRIRIGKNTIFDQHCSVGLDTQIGQDVQVRFKSSIGLKCTLGNSITVGECSIVGHRAQLGDRVRLGLNTKLGNFVRVDDDVVIGDFQIIPPFSHVTRQGVFSSQPKAHNSLPNALAFNTMS